A portion of the Sphingorhabdus pulchriflava genome contains these proteins:
- a CDS encoding DUF1272 domain-containing protein gives MLEMRPDCEKCGADLPAQSGGAFICSFECTFCADCADALDERCPNCGGELLDRPTRTAKLLEKYPASTVRKYKG, from the coding sequence ATGCTGGAAATGCGCCCCGATTGCGAAAAGTGCGGAGCCGATTTGCCAGCGCAATCTGGCGGCGCTTTCATTTGCTCGTTTGAATGTACTTTCTGCGCCGATTGTGCCGATGCGCTGGACGAACGCTGTCCTAATTGCGGCGGTGAATTGCTCGACCGTCCAACGCGGACGGCAAAATTGCTTGAGAAGTATCCGGCCTCAACCGTGAGGAAGTATAAGGGATGA
- the glmM gene encoding phosphoglucosamine mutase, with amino-acid sequence MQQIEGVWQLGGRKYFGTDGIRGRTNASAMTAEMAMKVGQAAGAHFLRGDHKHRVVIGKDTRLSGYMVENALVAGFTSVGMDVIQFGPIPTPAVALLTRSMRADLGVMISASHNPYEDNGIKLFGPDGFKLSDEDEHAIEALLDQPPKLAKSMDIGRARRVEDARGRYIHAVKATLPEHIRFDGLHVVLDCAHGAAYQVAPAAIWELGARVTAIGVNPNGKNINDRVGSTHTATLQETVVAAGADIGIALDGDADRLIVVDEQGRVVDGDQIMALLGTAMSRNGLLRGKGIVATVMSNLGLERYLQSQHLELVRAKVGDRYVLEEMRARGMNVGGEQSGHMILLDHATTGDGTIAALQVLAELVESGKKASEMLHLFDPVPQLLKNVRYSGGKPLENATVQLVIAEAEKELEGSGRLVIRPSGTEPLIRVMAEGDDAKQVRAIVDRICAAVEEAV; translated from the coding sequence ATGCAACAAATTGAGGGAGTCTGGCAGTTGGGCGGCAGGAAATATTTCGGCACGGACGGTATCCGCGGGCGTACCAATGCCAGCGCCATGACCGCTGAAATGGCGATGAAGGTGGGGCAGGCAGCGGGCGCACATTTCCTGCGTGGCGATCACAAACACCGCGTTGTCATCGGTAAGGACACAAGGCTGTCGGGCTATATGGTTGAAAACGCGCTGGTGGCCGGTTTCACCAGCGTCGGTATGGACGTGATCCAGTTCGGGCCGATCCCGACGCCTGCAGTTGCCCTGCTTACCCGTTCGATGCGGGCAGACCTTGGCGTAATGATTTCGGCAAGCCATAACCCCTATGAGGATAACGGCATCAAGCTGTTTGGACCCGACGGATTCAAGCTATCGGACGAAGATGAGCATGCGATCGAGGCTCTGCTCGACCAACCGCCCAAGCTTGCCAAGTCGATGGATATAGGCCGTGCCCGGCGCGTCGAGGATGCGCGCGGGCGTTATATCCACGCGGTAAAGGCGACCTTGCCCGAGCATATCCGTTTTGACGGTCTGCATGTCGTGCTCGATTGTGCGCATGGTGCAGCCTATCAGGTGGCGCCTGCCGCAATCTGGGAATTGGGAGCAAGGGTTACTGCGATTGGGGTCAATCCCAATGGCAAGAACATCAATGATCGTGTCGGTTCCACCCACACGGCGACGCTGCAAGAAACGGTGGTCGCCGCAGGTGCCGACATCGGTATTGCGCTGGATGGCGATGCCGACCGTCTGATTGTCGTGGATGAACAAGGCCGCGTTGTTGATGGTGATCAGATAATGGCACTGCTCGGAACCGCGATGAGCCGCAATGGTTTGTTACGTGGGAAGGGCATTGTCGCAACGGTGATGTCGAACCTCGGTCTTGAACGCTATTTGCAAAGCCAGCATCTCGAACTCGTCCGCGCCAAGGTTGGCGATCGTTATGTGCTGGAAGAAATGCGCGCGCGTGGGATGAATGTTGGTGGGGAGCAATCAGGGCATATGATCCTGCTTGACCATGCCACTACCGGCGATGGAACCATCGCAGCGCTGCAGGTCCTCGCCGAACTGGTTGAGAGCGGAAAGAAGGCCAGCGAAATGCTGCATCTTTTCGATCCGGTTCCGCAGCTGCTCAAAAACGTACGATATTCCGGCGGCAAGCCGCTGGAAAATGCCACCGTCCAGTTGGTCATTGCCGAGGCGGAAAAAGAGTTGGAGGGCTCCGGGCGCCTTGTCATTCGGCCCTCGGGCACCGAGCCGTTGATACGCGTGATGGCCGAAGGCGACGATGCCAAGCAGGTTCGTGCGATTGTCGACCGTATCTGCGCCGCCGTAGAGGAAGCTGTCTGA
- a CDS encoding dicarboxylate/amino acid:cation symporter: MKKAWIILAALIAGLLIGMAVGDRSPLFHDIADVVGTIWLNGLRMTVIPLVVALLITGIVQTANAASAGRTATRSVITMISILVLVTIMAAIVTPALLAIFPLDPDAAQALRQAMGAVEPAAAPPPFSEFLKAVVPTNPFQAAASDALLPLIIFTIAFAFAITRLEAGKKQILAGFFEAMAEAMVTVISWVLALAPIGVFALGVVLGMTAGAAAFGALVHYVLVVTAIGTIIMLSAYPVAMFGARFNLFDFARAAIPAQSVAISTQSSLASLPAMVQGAKQLGVGARSTDIVLPMAVAIFRATSPAMNLAVAIYVAHWMGIELGPEQIVIGVAVASITTLGSVSLPGSISFIAAIAPICIAMGIPIEPLAVLVAIETFPDIMRTLGNVTMDIAVTGTIARAEGDLEKGEAA, translated from the coding sequence ATGAAAAAGGCGTGGATCATTTTGGCGGCGCTGATTGCCGGATTGCTGATCGGGATGGCGGTTGGCGATCGCTCTCCACTCTTCCACGATATTGCCGATGTCGTTGGCACGATCTGGCTCAACGGCCTTCGGATGACAGTGATCCCGCTCGTCGTCGCCTTGTTGATTACCGGCATCGTCCAAACCGCGAACGCTGCGAGCGCAGGGCGCACCGCAACGCGTTCGGTAATTACCATGATCTCCATCCTCGTGCTGGTCACGATCATGGCAGCGATTGTCACCCCTGCCCTACTGGCGATTTTCCCGCTTGATCCGGATGCTGCACAGGCCTTGCGCCAAGCCATGGGCGCAGTCGAACCCGCCGCCGCACCGCCGCCGTTCAGTGAGTTCCTGAAAGCGGTGGTCCCGACCAATCCGTTTCAGGCTGCGGCAAGTGATGCTTTGCTACCTCTCATCATCTTCACCATCGCTTTTGCCTTCGCGATCACGCGGCTGGAGGCTGGCAAGAAGCAGATATTGGCGGGCTTCTTTGAAGCCATGGCCGAAGCGATGGTTACGGTCATCAGTTGGGTGCTCGCCCTGGCACCGATTGGCGTTTTCGCATTAGGTGTCGTGCTGGGGATGACGGCAGGTGCCGCCGCCTTTGGCGCGCTCGTGCATTATGTGTTGGTGGTCACCGCCATTGGCACGATCATCATGTTATCCGCCTATCCGGTCGCCATGTTCGGCGCGCGTTTCAACCTGTTCGATTTTGCCCGAGCGGCGATCCCGGCGCAGTCGGTTGCGATTTCGACCCAAAGCTCGCTCGCTTCACTACCCGCCATGGTGCAGGGTGCGAAGCAGTTGGGCGTTGGTGCGCGCAGCACTGATATCGTTCTGCCGATGGCGGTTGCTATTTTCCGTGCGACCAGTCCGGCGATGAACTTGGCGGTTGCCATCTATGTCGCACATTGGATGGGCATCGAACTAGGCCCCGAACAGATCGTTATCGGCGTAGCTGTTGCATCCATCACAACTTTGGGTTCGGTCAGCCTCCCCGGTTCGATCAGTTTCATCGCGGCAATTGCCCCAATCTGCATCGCGATGGGAATTCCCATCGAGCCACTCGCGGTACTGGTTGCCATTGAGACATTCCCCGATATCATGCGCACATTGGGCAACGTGACCATGGATATTGCCGTCACCGGCACCATCGCCCGTGCAGAGGGCGACCTCGAAAAAGGAGAGGCAGCATGA
- a CDS encoding aldo/keto reductase, giving the protein MKYRELGHGLKVSAIGVGCMPMIKGGNILYGEAADPDEAIKTIHRAIDLGITFFDTAQIYGPFQNEELVGEAIKGKRDGLVIATKFGFRFDGNKIVGVDGSAANAKESVEGCLKRLGIDCIDLFYQHRVDPNVPIEETVGAMADLIKEGKIKHIGLSEAGPATLRRAAAVAPISALQSEYSLWERDIEEDILPTCRELGIGFVPYSPLGRGFLTGSIRSLDDLPENDWRRNDPRYQGDNFAANLTVVDIVGEVAAKHGASNAQVALAWLLAQGDDIVPIPGFKRRVTMEDSAKAADVALDADDLAKLEAAAPRGGTAGPRYGEAGMRMVRL; this is encoded by the coding sequence ATGAAATATCGTGAATTAGGCCATGGACTGAAGGTCTCCGCAATCGGTGTCGGCTGCATGCCGATGATCAAAGGCGGCAATATCCTCTATGGTGAAGCTGCCGATCCGGATGAAGCGATCAAGACCATCCACCGCGCGATCGACCTGGGCATCACCTTTTTCGACACCGCGCAAATCTATGGCCCGTTCCAGAATGAAGAATTGGTCGGAGAAGCGATCAAGGGCAAGCGCGACGGGCTGGTCATCGCAACCAAATTCGGCTTCCGTTTCGATGGCAACAAGATTGTCGGCGTCGATGGCTCGGCAGCCAATGCCAAGGAGTCGGTCGAAGGCTGCCTGAAGCGGTTAGGCATCGACTGCATCGACCTGTTCTATCAGCACCGCGTCGATCCCAATGTGCCCATCGAGGAAACCGTCGGCGCGATGGCGGACCTTATCAAAGAGGGCAAGATCAAGCATATCGGGTTATCCGAAGCAGGCCCCGCCACACTTCGTCGCGCTGCCGCCGTCGCTCCTATCAGCGCACTGCAGAGCGAATATTCGTTATGGGAACGCGATATCGAGGAAGACATTTTGCCTACCTGCCGCGAACTGGGCATCGGCTTTGTGCCCTATTCGCCGCTTGGGCGCGGGTTCCTGACAGGATCGATCCGCAGCCTTGATGACCTGCCCGAAAATGACTGGCGCCGGAACGATCCGCGCTATCAGGGGGATAATTTTGCTGCGAATCTGACGGTCGTCGATATCGTCGGTGAAGTCGCTGCCAAGCATGGCGCTTCAAACGCGCAGGTGGCGCTCGCATGGCTGCTGGCACAAGGCGATGACATCGTTCCCATCCCCGGCTTCAAGCGCCGCGTCACCATGGAAGACAGTGCCAAAGCCGCCGATGTCGCATTGGATGCGGACGATCTGGCCAAGCTTGAGGCAGCTGCACCACGCGGTGGAACGGCTGGACCGCGCTATGGCGAAGCAGGCATGCGGATGGTCAGGCTATAG
- a CDS encoding NnrU family protein — translation MDSLAPLLTACVFFVGSHFLMSHPLRRAMVGRFGEKGFLGVYSLVSLAGFGWMIWAFSQSPAGEMYWAPTNAIWIVASILTLLAAILFVGSHKGNPAMPDPDGDVIRTLAAKVPTGVFRVTRHPMMWGFALWGLSHMLVAPRMDSFLFNGSLVFLALAGSYGQDRKKEASLGDAWVKWERQTSFLPRLSQLAKVEPRILLIGVIFWLAATWAHNLFGNYGAGIYRWVGL, via the coding sequence ATGGATAGTCTGGCACCGCTTTTGACGGCTTGCGTGTTTTTCGTGGGCAGCCATTTCCTGATGTCGCACCCGTTGCGCAGAGCGATGGTCGGTCGGTTTGGCGAAAAAGGCTTTCTTGGCGTTTACTCGCTGGTGTCGTTGGCGGGCTTTGGCTGGATGATTTGGGCGTTCTCGCAGTCGCCTGCGGGTGAGATGTATTGGGCGCCAACCAATGCGATCTGGATCGTCGCGAGCATTTTGACCTTGCTCGCTGCAATTCTCTTCGTGGGATCACATAAAGGCAATCCTGCAATGCCCGATCCCGATGGCGATGTTATCCGCACACTAGCCGCCAAAGTGCCGACTGGCGTTTTCCGCGTCACCCGCCATCCGATGATGTGGGGTTTTGCGCTATGGGGTCTGTCTCACATGCTCGTTGCGCCGCGCATGGACAGCTTCCTGTTCAATGGTAGCCTTGTGTTCCTAGCGCTAGCCGGTTCTTACGGGCAGGATCGCAAGAAAGAAGCTTCACTCGGGGACGCTTGGGTCAAGTGGGAACGGCAGACGAGCTTCCTGCCGCGCCTTTCACAACTGGCAAAGGTTGAACCGCGAATATTGCTCATCGGCGTCATCTTCTGGCTCGCCGCAACCTGGGCGCACAATCTGTTCGGCAATTATGGGGCAGGCATTTACCGCTGGGTCGGTCTATAG
- a CDS encoding amidohydrolase family protein has product MKHLLLAAAALASLTAPAVAETIAITGGKLVVGDGSAPMDGGTVIVRDGTIVAAGKGVAVPAGARTIDATGKWVTPGVFAGFSRLGLSEVDAVNGTNDKGGGRSGFSAAIDVAPAIDPFRSPIAVNRSAGVTRAVVAPEGGDRIFAGQGAIADLGADTDPVTRARAFQFVEFGEAGAEASGGSRSGNHLHFRAMLREAQDHAAGADAFDDDLLKKEDARVLQAVLRGEQRLLIHVEGANDILRLLELKREFPAIKMVFVGASEGWRVASQLAQAGVPVIASALNDLPATFEMLGATQSNIGRMKDAGVKVAIGMINDRDSHQLRYTTQYAGNLVSLQRVPRASGLTWDEAFAAISSAPAEILGLGDRLGSLKAGRAGDVVVWDGDPLELTSAPTHVLIDGIEQPLGNRQDRLRDRYRTPQEGALPKAYEH; this is encoded by the coding sequence ATGAAGCATCTTCTTCTAGCCGCAGCTGCCCTTGCTTCACTTACTGCACCGGCGGTAGCTGAAACCATCGCCATTACCGGTGGCAAGCTTGTCGTCGGTGATGGCTCTGCCCCGATGGATGGCGGAACTGTCATCGTCCGCGATGGAACCATCGTTGCCGCGGGCAAGGGTGTAGCCGTTCCCGCTGGTGCGCGCACTATCGACGCAACGGGTAAATGGGTGACGCCGGGCGTTTTTGCCGGGTTCAGCCGCCTTGGCCTTTCAGAGGTTGATGCAGTCAACGGCACGAACGACAAGGGCGGCGGAAGGAGCGGCTTTTCGGCTGCCATCGATGTTGCACCTGCAATCGATCCGTTCCGTTCCCCCATCGCCGTCAACCGCAGCGCCGGGGTGACCCGCGCAGTGGTCGCCCCCGAGGGAGGCGACCGGATATTTGCGGGACAGGGCGCGATTGCTGATCTTGGTGCCGATACCGATCCGGTTACACGAGCGCGCGCCTTCCAGTTTGTCGAATTTGGTGAGGCTGGGGCAGAGGCTTCCGGCGGCAGCCGCTCGGGCAATCACCTTCACTTCCGTGCAATGTTGCGCGAAGCACAAGACCATGCTGCGGGTGCCGATGCGTTTGACGACGACCTGCTGAAGAAGGAAGACGCCCGTGTTTTGCAAGCGGTCCTCCGCGGCGAACAACGTTTGCTGATCCATGTCGAGGGGGCGAACGATATTCTTCGCCTGCTTGAGCTCAAACGGGAATTTCCGGCGATTAAGATGGTCTTCGTTGGTGCCAGCGAAGGCTGGCGGGTGGCTTCGCAGCTTGCCCAGGCTGGCGTGCCGGTGATCGCTTCGGCGCTCAACGATCTGCCTGCGACATTTGAAATGCTGGGAGCCACCCAGTCCAACATCGGTCGTATGAAAGATGCTGGCGTCAAGGTGGCGATTGGCATGATCAACGACCGGGATTCGCACCAGCTGCGTTACACGACGCAATATGCCGGAAACCTTGTCAGCCTTCAGCGCGTTCCGCGCGCAAGCGGCCTGACCTGGGATGAGGCCTTCGCTGCTATCAGCTCTGCCCCCGCCGAGATCCTTGGCTTAGGCGACCGTCTCGGCAGCCTGAAGGCAGGCAGGGCAGGGGATGTCGTGGTTTGGGATGGCGATCCGCTCGAACTGACCAGCGCGCCGACGCATGTTCTGATTGACGGCATAGAGCAGCCGCTCGGCAACCGGCAGGACAGGCTACGCGATCGCTATCGCACGCCACAGGAAGGGGCATTGCCCAAAGCCTATGAACATTGA
- a CDS encoding amidohydrolase — MLTRSRYTLLAAPLALIACSNTTEAPKSASAAAPAEKPAKFNKDPYPSTYKPYPGMATAIRNVTIFDGEGGRIDNGVVFFAGDKIQSIGGPDTPIPADIAVFDGAGKYVTPGIIDIHSHLGDYPTPSVAAHDDGNEATAPTTPEVWAEHSVWPQDPGFSRALANGGVTSLQVLPGSANLMGGRSVVLKNVYARTVQGMKFPGAPYGLKMACGENPKRVYGAKGRMPSTRMGNLAVNRQTWIKAQEYKKKRDSGKDFTRDIGMETLAGVLDGDIKIQNHCYRADEMAIVLDMAKEFGYKVSTFHHAVEAYKIGDLLKENEVCSAVWADWWGFKMEAYDAIPENAGILQNAGACVIIHSDDENQIQRLNQEAAKALANGRRMGFQISDATAISWLTYNPAKALGIDKMTGSLKPGKMADLVLWNGNPLSVYSRPDKVWVDGALLFDASDAKRRPVSDFELGQPGEGDVK, encoded by the coding sequence TTGCTTACCCGTTCGCGCTATACGCTACTTGCCGCGCCGCTCGCCCTGATTGCCTGTTCGAACACAACCGAAGCGCCGAAAAGCGCTTCGGCGGCGGCTCCTGCCGAAAAGCCAGCAAAGTTCAACAAGGATCCCTATCCGTCGACCTACAAACCCTATCCGGGCATGGCGACGGCGATCCGCAACGTCACCATTTTCGATGGTGAAGGCGGGCGTATCGACAATGGCGTGGTGTTCTTTGCGGGCGACAAGATCCAGTCGATCGGTGGTCCCGATACACCGATACCGGCAGATATTGCTGTGTTTGATGGGGCGGGCAAATATGTCACGCCCGGCATCATCGATATTCACTCGCACCTCGGCGATTATCCGACGCCGTCGGTTGCCGCGCATGATGATGGCAACGAAGCAACCGCCCCGACCACACCCGAAGTATGGGCCGAACATAGCGTCTGGCCGCAGGATCCCGGCTTCAGCCGCGCGCTCGCCAATGGCGGCGTGACGTCGCTGCAAGTCCTGCCCGGATCGGCGAACCTGATGGGTGGCCGTTCGGTGGTTCTTAAAAATGTTTATGCCCGCACCGTTCAGGGAATGAAATTCCCCGGTGCGCCTTATGGTCTGAAAATGGCATGTGGGGAAAATCCCAAGCGCGTCTATGGCGCAAAAGGGCGCATGCCTTCGACCCGTATGGGCAATTTGGCGGTCAATCGCCAGACATGGATCAAGGCGCAGGAATATAAGAAGAAGCGCGACAGCGGGAAGGACTTTACCCGCGATATCGGCATGGAAACGCTCGCGGGCGTTTTGGATGGCGATATCAAGATCCAGAATCACTGCTATCGCGCCGACGAAATGGCCATCGTCCTCGATATGGCGAAGGAATTTGGCTATAAGGTTTCAACCTTCCACCATGCGGTTGAAGCCTATAAAATTGGCGATCTGCTGAAAGAGAATGAGGTTTGCTCTGCAGTTTGGGCTGACTGGTGGGGCTTCAAGATGGAAGCCTATGATGCGATCCCCGAAAATGCAGGCATATTGCAAAATGCCGGGGCGTGCGTGATCATCCATTCGGATGATGAAAACCAGATCCAGCGTCTGAACCAGGAAGCCGCCAAGGCGCTGGCCAATGGTCGCCGCATGGGTTTCCAGATTTCGGATGCGACAGCGATCAGCTGGCTGACCTATAATCCCGCCAAGGCGCTGGGTATCGACAAGATGACCGGCAGCCTAAAACCCGGCAAAATGGCTGACCTTGTGCTGTGGAACGGTAACCCATTGTCGGTCTATTCGCGGCCAGACAAAGTGTGGGTCGATGGAGCGCTGCTGTTCGATGCCAGCGATGCAAAGCGCAGGCCGGTGAGCGACTTTGAGCTTGGCCAGCCTGGCGAAGGAGATGTGAAATGA
- a CDS encoding peptide MFS transporter, with product MATTYEQDGDAAGTILGHPKGLFVLFFAEMWERFSYYGMRALLIFYLTKHWLFSDEKSGVIYGAYTALVYITPVLGGYLADRYLGQRKAVLFGAVLLTFGHFLMGFEGDGGTSSSALNIFWLALAFIIVGSGFLKANISVMVGQLYPRTDVRRDGAYTIFYMGINLGAAIGSLLCGYLGETYGWSYGFGAAGVGMLLGLIVFIWGKPLLLGRGEAPDPARLAAPVAGIKFEWLLYVVGLLAVVLCWWMVQNQAVVGTVLGAAGAVLVLYVLFTAVTKLERQDRDRIFAAMFLIIGSILFWALFEQAGSSLNLFTDRYVDRAGVPASVFQSINAIYIVLLAPLFAGLWTMLGRKGMEPSAPAKFGLALMQLGLGFLVLKWGADAVGLENATPVIFIFLIYLLHTTGELCLSPVGLSAMNRLAPAHMASLIMGTWFFASATGNFAAGLIAAATGSEAAAGEGAGKGVVLDVYWTIGLVAIGVGVAVLIISPLIKKLMHLDTLKDADHTTTEEVRS from the coding sequence ATGGCAACCACATATGAACAAGACGGTGACGCCGCCGGTACTATTTTAGGGCATCCCAAAGGGCTGTTCGTCCTGTTTTTTGCAGAGATGTGGGAGCGTTTTTCCTATTACGGGATGCGCGCACTGCTGATTTTCTATCTGACCAAGCACTGGCTGTTTTCGGATGAAAAGTCGGGTGTCATCTATGGGGCCTATACCGCACTGGTTTACATCACGCCTGTTTTGGGCGGGTATCTCGCCGACCGATATCTTGGCCAGCGAAAAGCCGTGCTTTTTGGCGCGGTGTTGTTGACCTTCGGCCACTTCCTGATGGGATTTGAAGGCGATGGCGGAACCAGCAGTTCGGCGCTCAACATATTCTGGTTGGCGCTGGCGTTTATCATTGTGGGCTCTGGCTTCCTGAAGGCCAATATTTCCGTGATGGTCGGTCAGCTGTATCCGCGGACCGACGTGCGGCGCGACGGCGCCTATACGATTTTCTATATGGGCATCAATCTGGGCGCTGCCATCGGTTCGCTGCTCTGCGGCTATCTGGGCGAAACCTATGGCTGGTCTTATGGTTTCGGCGCAGCAGGCGTCGGTATGTTGCTGGGCCTGATCGTGTTTATCTGGGGCAAGCCGTTGCTTCTCGGGCGCGGCGAAGCGCCCGATCCGGCACGCCTTGCCGCGCCGGTTGCCGGTATCAAGTTTGAATGGCTGCTTTATGTCGTCGGGCTGCTTGCCGTTGTTCTGTGCTGGTGGATGGTTCAAAATCAGGCAGTTGTCGGCACCGTTCTTGGCGCTGCGGGTGCGGTTCTGGTGCTCTATGTTTTGTTCACTGCGGTCACCAAGCTCGAACGCCAGGATCGCGACCGGATCTTTGCAGCGATGTTCCTGATTATCGGGTCAATCCTGTTCTGGGCGCTGTTCGAACAGGCCGGTTCTTCGCTGAACCTGTTCACCGATCGTTATGTCGATCGTGCAGGCGTGCCGGCGTCGGTTTTCCAGTCGATCAATGCCATTTACATCGTGTTGTTGGCCCCGCTGTTTGCCGGGCTTTGGACGATGCTGGGCCGCAAGGGGATGGAACCGTCGGCACCGGCCAAATTCGGCCTTGCTTTGATGCAGCTCGGACTTGGCTTCCTTGTCCTAAAATGGGGTGCGGATGCAGTAGGTCTCGAAAACGCAACGCCGGTCATTTTCATTTTCCTGATTTATTTGCTCCACACCACCGGTGAGCTTTGCTTGTCGCCGGTAGGGTTGAGCGCGATGAACCGGCTCGCCCCGGCGCATATGGCGAGCCTGATCATGGGCACATGGTTCTTTGCATCGGCAACCGGCAATTTTGCTGCGGGGTTGATTGCGGCAGCTACCGGATCAGAAGCCGCTGCGGGTGAAGGTGCAGGGAAGGGCGTTGTCCTTGATGTCTACTGGACCATCGGTCTTGTCGCTATCGGCGTCGGCGTGGCCGTCCTCATCATCTCGCCGCTGATCAAGAAACTGATGCATCTCGATACCTTGAAGGACGCAGATCACACAACAACCGAAGAAGTGCGGAGCTGA
- a CDS encoding nitroreductase family protein, which produces MLNDLSSLPTYLASRRSGKPRDMIVPGPDAAQLGVILQIAIRTPDHGKLFPWRFVVIEDRDAFAALLHKAFVSANPEARPAQIEAAIAPAHFAPTLVLLLYAPQESPKIPLWEQQLSVGAVGMNLLHAAHAHGFVASWITGWTSYDPTVRDVICEGEEQIAGLFYIGTASQPLEERPRPEPQNIIRHWP; this is translated from the coding sequence ATGCTCAATGACCTCTCCTCGCTGCCGACCTACCTCGCTTCACGACGTTCGGGCAAACCCCGCGACATGATTGTCCCCGGCCCTGACGCCGCACAGCTTGGCGTGATTTTGCAGATTGCGATACGGACACCGGACCACGGGAAGCTTTTTCCTTGGCGTTTTGTCGTGATTGAGGATCGGGATGCTTTTGCAGCCCTGCTTCATAAGGCTTTTGTGTCGGCCAACCCAGAAGCACGGCCCGCTCAGATCGAAGCTGCCATAGCGCCCGCCCATTTTGCGCCGACATTGGTATTGTTGCTATACGCCCCGCAGGAAAGCCCGAAAATACCGCTGTGGGAACAGCAATTGAGCGTCGGCGCGGTTGGCATGAACCTGCTCCACGCGGCGCATGCCCATGGATTTGTTGCGAGCTGGATTACCGGCTGGACCAGCTATGACCCGACTGTCCGCGACGTCATATGTGAAGGTGAGGAGCAGATTGCCGGGCTATTCTACATCGGCACTGCTAGCCAGCCACTCGAAGAACGCCCTCGACCAGAGCCCCAAAACATCATTCGTCATTGGCCCTAA
- a CDS encoding GntR family transcriptional regulator, with protein MKTESKPVYLKLRDEIAAAILDGRFSEGDLLPSVRAFAAQQGANPLTVAKAYQLFQDSGLVDVKRGVGLFVAHGAVDRLRKTERDHFIKNVWPDVRDQMRRAGIAPGELLEQV; from the coding sequence ATGAAAACCGAGAGCAAGCCCGTCTATCTGAAACTCCGCGATGAAATCGCAGCAGCCATACTCGACGGCCGCTTTTCAGAAGGCGATCTGCTTCCGTCGGTTCGCGCCTTTGCCGCACAACAGGGCGCAAATCCGCTGACAGTGGCCAAGGCTTATCAGCTATTTCAGGATAGCGGCCTGGTCGATGTGAAGCGTGGTGTGGGCCTTTTTGTTGCACATGGCGCGGTAGACCGGTTGCGCAAGACCGAACGCGACCATTTCATCAAAAATGTTTGGCCCGATGTCCGCGACCAAATGCGGCGCGCCGGCATTGCCCCTGGCGAATTGCTCGAACAGGTTTAA